The Herpetosiphon gulosus genome includes the window GTCCGATCTGCCTATAAACTCTTTGATTGGATTGATAATCATTGCTAGGCATAGCGACTGATTTATAACAGGTATGAGATATGGGAAATAAGAAGCATCGGAACAATAAATCGATAGGACGGAATGATCCTTGTTGGTGCGGTTCTCATCAAAAATATAAATATTGTCACTTAAGAAGGGAAGCGCAAGTTGCTCCTACAACTCATGAGATGGTTAAGCACATTAAAAGAGCTCAAGCACAAAAATATTGTCTTCATCCACGGGCTTCCGTTGGTGAGTGTGAAGGCGGAATTATCAATGCTCACACAGTCCAGAAAAATGGCGGCTTAAGCAAAATAGCAGAGAATGGTCATGTATATGCGCTAGACACGGATTTCTTAAATCTTCGAAAAACAAATGGTAGGCTGCAAATGAAGCTGATGGGAATACGGGTAGCTTCAACGTTCA containing:
- a CDS encoding SEC-C metal-binding domain-containing protein; amino-acid sequence: MGNKKHRNNKSIGRNDPCWCGSHQKYKYCHLRREAQVAPTTHEMVKHIKRAQAQKYCLHPRASVGECEGGIINAHTVQKNGGLSKIAENGHVYALDTDFLNLRKTNGRLQMKLMGIRVASTFTGFCGKHDQQIFASFEQGGFIASDRHAFLLGYRALCEEIFAKNVARDTATVQRIMQLFFCKFPRVPWRIVG